The stretch of DNA CTTATTATTTAAACTTAGAACTTGATACTTTTATATCAGTATTATTTCTATTTTTTCATAATTTATATGCCTCAATTAGTCCCATTTTATTTTGTTAATGAAATAACATTTACTTTTATTATACTTGCTATAACTGTGTATATTTTATCTAAGTACATTTTACCTAGATTTGTTCGTTTATTCTTATCTCGTACTTTTATATCTAAACTTTTAGGGTAAATAAAAAGGCTACTGCTCCTGCAGCTAAGCGCAAGCTAAAGCTAAGGAGCTCGCACAGGCAGGCTGGCGGCTACGCCGCAGGAGCAGAGGTACAAATTGAGGATATTGGTCTTTTTTGGCGCTATACGTAGCGCGGCGCCATATACAGCGCTATATATAGCGCTATATATAGCGCAAGCTCCCCCTCGAGCTTGCGCCCTCCTCATATTATATAAACATATGAAACCTCATACTCATAACTAACATAGAGAGTTATCGTTAATGGTAACATTTCATGAGGTTACTTTTTTATTAGCACTTTTTTTTTGATTATGTTTTTAATTTTTATATCTTTATTATGTATTATTCTATCATTATTTCATTAATTGAGGTTGTATTGGTATTAGTTCCTGCCCTTTTAGGTATAGCTTATGTTACAATTGCGGAAAGAAAAACTATGGCAAGTATGCAAAGAAGATTAGGTCCTAATTTCGTAGGTCGCACACACAGCGTCTCTAGTTCTTTTAAAAAATATTATCATACTTCTACAACTGATAAATTAATAAATGGTTTATATTTAAACAGAAAAGCTCCTATTAAGCCTTTTAAAGACAATGTAATTAAAACTTGTGAGGATTTATTGTCTCCTTCGGATCTTAAGACTTTTTTCAGAAGTATTAAAAGTAAAGGGGGTATATATATATTTACTTACAAAGAAAATCCTGAGATTTTTTATATAGGAAGAGCTAAAAATTTTATAAATAGATTTAAAGCTCATCTTAATATAAATTTACAAGATAAATTTCATATTTTTGCTAATGCTGTAGGTTGAGATAAATTTCATTTTTCAATTATTCAGATTTGTAGTTTAGATATTCAAAAAGAAAGAGAGAATTATTATTTACAAAAATACTTACCTTTATTAAATACAATATATAAAAGTGAGATGTATACTATACAAAATTACGGCTCTTTACATGAAATATTAAAACTTAAACAATTAGAATGAAACAAAGATAATAAATATTCAGGTATACCTGTCTATTTATATACTTATAGTGAAGGATCACTTAAGGATAACTATATCAAATTCGAGAGTATTAATAAATTATCTCAATATTTAAATATAAGCAGAGAAACTATAAATATTTATTTAAATACTTATGTTCCTTATAAAAGCAATATTTTTTTAACTGATTTAATAGTAGATTTTGAATTAATAGACAAATTAGTAAGTGATAGCATTCAAGGATTAGATTTAGATCGTACTATAAGTAAAAAAGTCTGAGTTTATTCTATAGATACAAAAAGTAATATTGTTAAAAACATTTATAATTCTATAGGTGAGACAATTAAAATTTTAAATGTGTCACATAATTCAGTAAATAATCACTTAGATAAGTGAATACCTGGTGG from Podospora pseudocomata strain CBS 415.72m mitochondrion, complete sequence, whole genome shotgun sequence encodes:
- the atp8 gene encoding ATP synthase F0 subunit 8: MPQLVPFYFVNEITFTFIILAITVYILSKYILPRFVRLFLSRTFISKLLG